The Amycolatopsis sp. DG1A-15b genome window below encodes:
- the coaD gene encoding pantetheine-phosphate adenylyltransferase — protein MRRAVCPGSYDPATNGHLDIIERASVLFDEVVVAVGVNRSKKGLFEVSERLDMLREITAKLPNVRVDSWEGLLVDYCRDHDIAAVAKGLRSVSDFDYELQMAQMNRELTGVETLLMANNPAYGFVSSSLVKEVAALGGDIEHLVPPIVYERLSEKFPKLGR, from the coding sequence ATGCGGCGTGCGGTCTGTCCCGGTTCCTACGATCCGGCCACCAACGGGCACCTCGACATCATCGAACGGGCGAGCGTGCTGTTCGACGAGGTCGTCGTCGCGGTCGGGGTGAACCGGTCGAAGAAGGGGCTCTTCGAGGTCTCCGAACGGCTCGACATGCTCCGCGAAATCACCGCGAAGCTGCCGAACGTGCGGGTCGACTCCTGGGAGGGCCTGCTGGTCGACTACTGCCGCGACCACGACATCGCGGCGGTCGCCAAGGGCCTGCGCTCGGTCAGCGACTTCGACTACGAGCTGCAGATGGCGCAGATGAACCGCGAGCTCACCGGCGTCGAGACGCTGCTGATGGCGAACAACCCGGCGTACGGCTTCGTGTCCAGCTCGCTGGTCAAGGAGGTCGCGGCGCTCGGCGGTGACATCGAGCACCTCGTGCCGCCGATCGTCTACGAGCGGCTCTCGGAGAAGTTCCCGAAGCTCGGGCGCTGA
- a CDS encoding YceD family protein, whose protein sequence is MSENKTPQLDDRSPWVIDTRELGRHAGLSRAVRRSVPVETPLGVPDVITIEAGSELELDLLLESVVEGVLVSGTAKALAKGACARCLDPLTEEVEVEVQELFAYPGSVTEETTDEDEIPRLVDDRIDLEPIVRDAVVLALPLAPLCTEDCAGLCIECGVKWADLEPGHGHEKIDPRWAALVERFDENAGEKPAQGPS, encoded by the coding sequence ATGTCCGAGAACAAGACCCCCCAGCTCGACGACCGCAGCCCGTGGGTGATCGACACCCGTGAGCTCGGCCGTCACGCCGGCCTCAGCCGCGCCGTCCGGCGCAGCGTGCCGGTGGAGACGCCGCTCGGCGTCCCCGATGTCATCACCATCGAAGCCGGCTCCGAGCTGGAACTCGACCTGCTCCTCGAGTCCGTCGTCGAAGGCGTCCTCGTCAGCGGCACCGCGAAAGCACTGGCCAAGGGCGCCTGCGCCCGCTGCCTCGACCCGCTGACCGAAGAGGTCGAGGTCGAGGTCCAGGAGCTGTTCGCCTACCCGGGGTCGGTCACCGAGGAGACCACGGACGAGGACGAGATCCCCCGGCTGGTCGACGACCGGATCGACCTCGAACCCATCGTCCGCGACGCCGTCGTGCTGGCCCTGCCGCTGGCGCCGCTGTGCACCGAAGACTGCGCCGGGCTCTGCATCGAGTGCGGCGTCAAGTGGGCCGATCTCGAGCCCGGACACGGGCATGAGAAGATAGACCCTCGGTGGGCCGCACTGGTCGAGCGCTTCGACGAGAACGCGGGCGAAAAGCCTGCGCAAGGGCCCAGCTGA
- a CDS encoding helix-turn-helix domain-containing protein, which produces MVKEPGKSTLADKVDRLFHVVRRPDREPYSNEEVAKACREATGESFSTTYLWQLRTGRRDNPTKRHLEALAQFFGVPPAYFFDDEQSRKIAEELALLGALRDAGVRDLALRAVTLSSDGLDTISDMIDAIARREAGRGGPKKES; this is translated from the coding sequence GTGGTCAAGGAGCCCGGAAAGTCGACGCTGGCCGACAAGGTCGACCGGCTGTTCCACGTGGTCCGCAGGCCCGATCGGGAGCCGTACAGCAACGAAGAGGTCGCCAAGGCCTGCCGCGAAGCAACGGGCGAGAGCTTTTCGACGACGTACTTGTGGCAGCTGCGCACGGGCCGCCGCGACAACCCGACCAAGCGGCACCTCGAGGCACTGGCCCAGTTCTTCGGGGTCCCCCCGGCGTACTTCTTCGACGACGAGCAGAGCCGGAAGATCGCGGAGGAGCTGGCCCTGCTGGGTGCACTGCGTGACGCGGGGGTCAGGGATCTGGCGTTGCGCGCGGTGACGTTGTCCTCGGACGGCCTGGACACGATCAGCGACATGATCGACGCGATCGCCCGGCGCGAGGCCGGCCGCGGCGGTCCGAAGAAGGAGAGCTGA
- the rpmF gene encoding 50S ribosomal protein L32 → MAVPKRKMSRSNTRSRRSQWKAAPVQLVPCSNRACKQPKLQHIACPSCGQHNGRQVVEPA, encoded by the coding sequence GTGGCCGTCCCGAAGCGGAAGATGTCGCGATCCAACACGCGCTCCCGCCGCAGCCAGTGGAAGGCGGCTCCGGTGCAGCTGGTGCCCTGCTCCAACCGCGCCTGCAAGCAGCCGAAGCTCCAGCACATCGCGTGCCCGTCGTGCGGCCAGCACAACGGCCGCCAGGTCGTCGAGCCCGCCTGA
- a CDS encoding polysaccharide lyase 6 family protein has product MRLFFVPLVAAALVVVPGPAASAAQVRVTSLTALQSAMDKANPGDTIALADGNYSAGSTLSIKRSGTASAPVTIAAEHTGQATITGSKTFAFAGGVSNVVLRGFKFRGGASLSVPAGASGNRLTRNDFQLTTDGNWVTVGGDDTVVDRNVFQNRTSQGVFLQILGPSGAMAKHVHVHHNYFYNHQFAGSNGGESIRLGLSDRQSYTANALIENNLFEKADGDSEAISVKSSDNVVRYNTIRDSRGYIVLRHGNRSTVEGNVLFGSGIRFHGNDHRIVGNYVANSGDRAIVFGSGDEADSGPASKLHDRPDRVTVAYNTVLGSSSVIDGDGGNFKPKDCVVADNIVKGTSGTLVTLPSGSTVKYEGNITFGGTAGVPSRNVDPKLAKDAAGLYRLTSASPAIDAGVGSYPYAAKDFDLQARAGTFDVGADEYFASGATRVPLTKADVGPTAP; this is encoded by the coding sequence ATGCGTCTGTTCTTCGTACCCCTGGTCGCCGCGGCGCTCGTCGTCGTGCCCGGCCCGGCGGCCTCGGCCGCGCAGGTCCGCGTCACTTCGCTTACGGCGCTGCAGTCCGCAATGGACAAGGCGAACCCCGGTGACACGATCGCGCTCGCCGACGGGAACTATTCCGCGGGCTCGACGCTGTCGATCAAGCGGTCCGGCACCGCCTCGGCGCCCGTGACGATCGCCGCCGAGCACACCGGACAGGCCACCATCACCGGCTCGAAGACCTTCGCCTTCGCCGGCGGCGTCTCGAACGTCGTGCTGCGCGGGTTCAAGTTCCGGGGCGGCGCGTCGCTGAGCGTCCCGGCCGGCGCGTCGGGCAACCGCCTGACCCGCAACGACTTCCAGCTCACGACCGACGGCAACTGGGTCACGGTCGGCGGCGACGACACCGTCGTCGACCGCAACGTCTTCCAGAACCGCACCAGCCAGGGCGTGTTCCTGCAGATCCTCGGGCCGTCCGGCGCCATGGCGAAGCACGTCCACGTGCACCACAACTACTTCTACAACCACCAGTTCGCCGGCTCGAACGGCGGCGAGTCGATCCGGCTCGGGCTGAGCGACCGCCAGTCGTACACCGCGAACGCGCTGATCGAGAACAACCTCTTCGAGAAGGCCGACGGCGACAGCGAAGCGATTTCCGTCAAGTCGTCCGACAACGTGGTGCGGTACAACACGATCCGCGACAGCAGGGGCTACATCGTGCTGCGCCACGGCAACCGCAGCACCGTCGAGGGCAACGTCCTGTTCGGTTCCGGTATCCGGTTCCACGGCAACGACCACAGGATCGTCGGCAACTACGTGGCGAATTCCGGTGACCGCGCCATCGTCTTCGGCTCCGGCGACGAAGCCGACAGCGGCCCGGCGAGCAAGCTGCACGACCGGCCGGACCGGGTCACGGTCGCGTACAACACGGTGCTGGGCAGCTCGTCGGTGATCGACGGCGACGGCGGGAACTTCAAGCCGAAGGACTGCGTGGTCGCGGACAACATCGTCAAGGGCACTTCGGGGACGCTGGTGACGCTGCCGAGCGGTTCGACGGTCAAGTACGAGGGCAACATCACCTTCGGCGGGACGGCGGGGGTTCCGTCGCGCAACGTCGACCCGAAGCTGGCCAAGGACGCCGCCGGGCTCTACCGGCTGACGTCGGCGAGCCCGGCGATCGACGCGGGCGTGGGGTCGTATCCGTACGCGGCGAAGGACTTCGACCTGCAGGCCCGCGCGGGCACGTTCGACGTCGGCGCCGACGAGTACTTCGCGTCGGGTGCGACGCGGGTTCCGCTGACGAAGGCGGACGTCGGACCCACCGCCCCGTAG
- the rsmD gene encoding 16S rRNA (guanine(966)-N(2))-methyltransferase RsmD encodes MTRIVAGTAGGRRLKVPPKGTRPTSERVREALFNALGTAGELDGAHVLDLYAGSGALGLEALSRGAADALFVESDRRAVDVLRGNVAALGLGGTVRAGQVEAVVAAPAPRSYDLVLADPPYAVDAAALGKVLGSLAAGGWLGSSALVVIERAARDGEPDWPPGFEPTRAKKYGDTAVFWAEYTAVA; translated from the coding sequence GTGACCAGGATCGTGGCCGGGACGGCGGGCGGGCGGCGGCTGAAGGTGCCGCCGAAGGGCACCCGGCCGACGTCGGAGCGCGTGCGGGAAGCCCTGTTCAACGCCCTCGGGACGGCCGGCGAGCTGGACGGCGCCCACGTCCTCGACCTCTACGCCGGGTCCGGCGCGCTCGGCCTGGAAGCTCTCTCCCGCGGCGCGGCGGACGCGCTGTTCGTGGAGTCCGACCGGCGCGCCGTGGACGTCCTGCGCGGCAACGTCGCGGCGCTCGGCCTGGGCGGCACGGTCCGGGCCGGGCAGGTCGAGGCGGTGGTCGCCGCGCCCGCGCCCCGGTCCTACGACCTGGTGCTGGCCGACCCGCCGTACGCGGTGGACGCGGCCGCGCTCGGCAAGGTGCTGGGCTCGCTGGCGGCGGGCGGCTGGCTGGGGTCGTCGGCCCTGGTGGTGATCGAGCGCGCCGCCCGTGACGGCGAGCCGGACTGGCCGCCGGGCTTCGAGCCGACGCGCGCGAAGAAGTACGGCGACACGGCCGTCTTCTGGGCGGAGTACACAGCTGTGGCGTGA
- the mutM gene encoding bifunctional DNA-formamidopyrimidine glycosylase/DNA-(apurinic or apyrimidinic site) lyase — protein sequence MPELPEVEVVRLGLQAHVAGRTIREAEVLHPRAIRRHALGAEDFTQRLAGTRVEAARRRGKYLWLELSDKEALLAHLGMSGQMLVQPEGAPDEKHLRVRLRFADDGPELRFVDQRTFGGLALDDLSDVGGDVLLPDTIAHIARDPMDPEFDLDAAVRALRSRRTEVKRALLDQTLVSGIGNIYADEALWRARLHWARPTEKLTLAKGRELLSAASDVMNAALGAGGTSFDALYVNVNGQSGYFDRSLDAYGQEGLPCHRCGTAIRREPFMNRSSFSCPRCQPRPRANSGR from the coding sequence ATGCCCGAACTTCCCGAGGTCGAAGTCGTCCGCCTGGGCCTGCAGGCGCACGTCGCGGGGCGGACCATCCGCGAGGCGGAGGTCCTGCACCCGCGCGCCATCCGCCGGCACGCCCTGGGGGCGGAGGACTTCACGCAGCGGCTCGCCGGCACCCGTGTCGAGGCGGCGCGGCGCCGGGGCAAGTACCTGTGGCTGGAGCTGTCGGACAAGGAGGCGCTGCTGGCCCACCTCGGCATGAGCGGGCAGATGCTCGTCCAGCCGGAGGGCGCGCCGGACGAGAAGCACCTGCGGGTGCGCCTGCGCTTCGCCGACGACGGGCCGGAGCTGCGGTTCGTCGACCAGCGGACGTTCGGCGGCCTGGCGCTCGACGACCTCAGTGATGTCGGCGGCGACGTCCTGCTCCCGGACACGATCGCGCACATCGCCCGCGACCCGATGGACCCGGAGTTCGACCTCGACGCGGCGGTGCGCGCGCTGCGGTCGCGGCGCACCGAGGTCAAGCGGGCGCTGCTCGACCAGACGCTCGTGTCGGGCATCGGCAACATCTACGCGGACGAAGCCTTGTGGCGCGCTCGCCTGCACTGGGCTCGCCCGACCGAAAAGCTGACCCTCGCGAAAGGGCGAGAACTGCTGTCCGCGGCGTCGGACGTGATGAACGCGGCGCTGGGCGCGGGCGGAACGTCGTTCGACGCGCTGTACGTGAACGTCAACGGGCAGTCGGGGTACTTCGACCGGTCGCTGGACGCGTACGGCCAGGAGGGGCTGCCGTGCCACCGGTGCGGCACGGCGATCCGGCGGGAGCCGTTCATGAACCGTTCGTCGTTCTCGTGCCCGCGGTGCCAGCCGCGGCCGAGGGCGAACTCGGGTAGATAA
- a CDS encoding DivIVA domain-containing protein: MYRVFEALDELVTIVEEARGVPMTASCVVPRGDVLELLDDVRDALPAEIDDAQDVLDKRDDLIHAARKEAGETVAGANAEAERAIADATDEAERILADARARAEQMLADAHDQADRTVAAGQAEYQNLTDRSRAESERMIQAGRDAYDRAIEDGRAEQARLVAQTEVVQAAHAESARIVDEAHAEADRQRADCDAYVDGKLAEFSELLATTLRTVDSGRNHLRSPANLPSSGGRPTLYDYQV, from the coding sequence GTGTACCGGGTTTTCGAGGCGCTCGACGAGCTCGTCACGATCGTCGAGGAGGCGCGCGGCGTCCCGATGACGGCCAGCTGCGTGGTGCCCCGGGGAGACGTGCTCGAGCTCCTCGACGACGTCCGCGACGCACTGCCGGCGGAGATCGACGACGCCCAGGACGTCCTCGACAAGCGTGACGACCTGATCCACGCGGCCCGCAAGGAAGCGGGCGAAACGGTGGCGGGCGCGAACGCCGAGGCCGAGCGCGCGATCGCCGACGCGACGGACGAAGCGGAGCGCATCCTCGCCGACGCGCGGGCCCGGGCGGAGCAGATGCTCGCCGACGCGCACGACCAGGCCGACCGCACGGTGGCGGCGGGCCAGGCGGAGTACCAGAACCTCACGGACCGTTCCCGCGCCGAGTCCGAGCGCATGATCCAGGCGGGCCGTGACGCCTACGACCGGGCCATCGAAGACGGCCGGGCCGAGCAGGCCCGCCTGGTGGCCCAGACCGAAGTGGTCCAGGCGGCGCACGCGGAGTCGGCCCGCATCGTGGACGAGGCCCACGCGGAGGCCGACCGCCAGCGAGCGGACTGCGACGCGTACGTGGACGGCAAGCTGGCGGAGTTCTCGGAGCTGCTGGCGACGACGCTGCGAACGGTCGATTCGGGCCGCAACCACCTGCGGTCACCGGCGAACCTGCCGAGCTCGGGTGGGCGGCCGACGCTCTACGACTACCAGGTGTGA
- a CDS encoding ribonuclease domain-containing protein, with product MTNYRSRLVAVLFALLATLFAGVTAAAASSPASPAVVAQNACGNLSGFSHTTLSALPAEATTTYHLIQTDGPFPYPKNDGVVFDNREGVLPACASGYYHEYTVPTPGSSTRGTRRIVTGSAGEYFYTGDHYATFKVIDIGGGTTHACGDLSGLAKTGYSQLSAAARTVVDNVRNGTSAGTTYENREGVLPACASGYYKLFAVGTNDRVISGKAGELAYTPDRYATFKRIDLNS from the coding sequence ATGACCAACTACCGATCACGCCTGGTCGCGGTCCTCTTCGCGCTCCTGGCCACGCTGTTCGCCGGGGTCACCGCCGCCGCGGCGTCCTCCCCGGCCTCCCCGGCCGTCGTCGCGCAGAACGCCTGCGGGAACCTCTCCGGCTTCTCGCACACGACGCTTTCGGCGCTGCCGGCCGAAGCGACGACGACGTACCACCTGATCCAGACGGACGGGCCGTTCCCGTACCCGAAGAACGACGGCGTCGTCTTCGACAACCGCGAAGGCGTGCTCCCGGCCTGCGCGTCGGGCTACTACCACGAGTACACGGTGCCCACGCCGGGCTCGAGCACCCGCGGCACGCGCCGCATCGTGACCGGCAGCGCCGGCGAGTACTTCTACACCGGCGACCACTACGCGACCTTCAAGGTCATCGACATCGGCGGCGGCACGACGCACGCCTGCGGTGACCTCTCGGGCCTGGCGAAGACCGGCTACTCGCAGCTGTCGGCGGCGGCTCGCACGGTCGTCGACAACGTCCGGAACGGCACCTCGGCCGGCACCACCTACGAGAACCGCGAAGGCGTGCTCCCGGCCTGCGCGTCCGGCTACTACAAGCTCTTCGCCGTCGGCACGAACGACCGCGTGATCTCCGGCAAGGCGGGCGAGCTGGCCTACACCCCGGACCGCTACGCGACCTTCAAGCGGATCGACCTGAATTCCTGA
- a CDS encoding SigE family RNA polymerase sigma factor — MRAADDADFREFARARSGALRRTAYLLCGDWHLAEDLVQVTLIKLYRVWPKVARRGPVDNYARQVLLRCWLDEQRRPWRRRERRDGVVPDQPSSPPEAGISDPLLRALAEVPPKQRAAVVLRYCADLPAAQVADVLRCSEGTVRSQAARGLETLRGVLEHSSERSA; from the coding sequence ATGCGGGCTGCGGACGACGCGGACTTCCGGGAGTTCGCCCGGGCGCGGTCGGGTGCGCTGAGACGGACGGCGTACCTGCTGTGCGGCGACTGGCACCTCGCGGAGGATCTGGTCCAGGTCACGCTGATCAAGCTGTACCGGGTCTGGCCGAAGGTCGCCCGGCGGGGGCCCGTCGACAACTACGCCCGGCAGGTCCTGCTGCGCTGCTGGCTCGACGAGCAGCGGCGGCCGTGGCGGCGTCGCGAACGCCGTGACGGCGTCGTGCCGGACCAGCCCTCTTCCCCGCCCGAGGCCGGGATTTCCGATCCGCTCCTGCGCGCCCTCGCCGAGGTGCCGCCGAAGCAGCGCGCCGCCGTCGTCCTCCGCTACTGCGCCGACCTCCCGGCGGCGCAGGTCGCGGACGTGCTGCGCTGCTCGGAAGGAACCGTCCGGAGCCAGGCCGCCCGCGGGCTCGAGACGCTGCGGGGCGTGCTCGAGCACAGCTCGGAGAGGAGCGCGTGA
- a CDS encoding Lrp/AsnC family transcriptional regulator: MDEVDRILLNELQRDATQAYAALGKAVGLSAGAAHERVRKLRDQDVIRRTTVDVDPAAVGRGVAAFVLVEANAWMGDRPVREALEALPEVVEAHVIAGPASLLVKVRTATTEDLQASLRRLFAIDGVTGTQTIVVLESFFERPVDTRG, encoded by the coding sequence GTGGATGAAGTGGATCGCATTCTGCTCAATGAACTCCAGCGCGACGCCACGCAGGCGTACGCCGCCCTCGGCAAGGCCGTCGGGCTCTCCGCCGGCGCCGCCCACGAGCGGGTGCGCAAGCTCCGGGACCAGGACGTCATCCGGCGGACCACCGTGGACGTCGACCCGGCCGCCGTCGGCCGCGGCGTCGCGGCCTTCGTGCTCGTCGAAGCGAACGCCTGGATGGGTGACCGCCCGGTGCGCGAAGCCCTCGAAGCGCTGCCCGAAGTCGTCGAGGCCCACGTCATCGCCGGCCCGGCGTCGCTGCTGGTCAAGGTGCGCACGGCGACGACCGAGGACCTCCAGGCGTCGCTGCGCCGGCTCTTCGCGATCGACGGCGTCACCGGCACGCAGACGATCGTGGTCCTCGAATCCTTCTTCGAGCGGCCGGTGGACACCCGGGGCTGA
- a CDS encoding SMP-30/gluconolactonase/LRE family protein: MDLIKTDFQLLDERFARVNGDEWTQRLHTGCRWTEGPAYFPAGRYLVFSDIPNDRTLRWDETTGRVGVFRQPSGYANGHTVDRQGRLISCEQGPRRVTRTEHDGSITVLASEYRGKRLNSPNDVVEHSDGSIWFTDPSYGIDSDYEGYRAESEIGACHVYRAAPDGSVTIVADDFSRPNGLAFSADESRLYIADTRQDPSHIRVFSVAGNEKLTGGEIFATSDSGGFDGVRVDSEGQVWAAAHDGLHCFAADGTRIGKLRIPEVCSNFTFGGARGNELFITASSSLYTLRVTVNGARYPR; encoded by the coding sequence ATGGACCTGATCAAGACGGACTTCCAGCTGCTGGACGAGCGGTTCGCGCGCGTCAACGGCGACGAGTGGACGCAGCGCCTGCACACCGGCTGCCGCTGGACGGAGGGGCCGGCGTACTTCCCGGCCGGCCGCTACCTGGTGTTCAGCGACATCCCGAACGACCGCACGCTGCGCTGGGACGAGACGACGGGCCGGGTCGGTGTGTTCCGTCAGCCGTCCGGGTACGCGAACGGCCACACGGTGGACCGCCAGGGCCGGCTGATCAGCTGCGAGCAGGGTCCCCGCCGCGTGACGCGCACCGAGCACGACGGCTCGATCACGGTGCTGGCGTCGGAGTACCGGGGAAAGCGGCTGAACAGCCCCAACGACGTGGTCGAGCACTCCGACGGGTCAATCTGGTTCACCGACCCGAGTTACGGAATCGACAGCGATTACGAGGGGTACCGGGCCGAGAGCGAGATCGGCGCCTGCCACGTGTACCGGGCGGCCCCGGACGGCTCGGTGACGATCGTCGCGGACGACTTCAGCCGGCCGAACGGCCTGGCGTTTTCGGCGGACGAGTCGCGGTTGTACATCGCGGACACGCGCCAGGACCCGAGCCACATCAGGGTGTTTTCCGTCGCCGGCAACGAAAAGCTGACCGGCGGCGAGATCTTCGCCACGAGCGACAGCGGCGGCTTCGACGGAGTGAGGGTGGACAGCGAGGGCCAGGTCTGGGCGGCGGCACACGACGGTCTGCACTGTTTTGCCGCGGACGGAACGAGGATCGGCAAGCTGCGGATCCCGGAGGTGTGTTCGAACTTCACGTTCGGCGGAGCCAGGGGGAACGAACTGTTCATCACGGCATCGAGCTCGCTGTACACCCTGAGGGTGACGGTGAACGGCGCCCGCTACCCGCGCTGA
- the rnc gene encoding ribonuclease III, translating to MGGKTPGGPPADPAPLLEALGVILDPELLRLSLTHRSYAYENGGLPPNERLEFLGDAVLGLVVTDHLYNTHPDLPEGQLAKLRASVVNMHALARVARGLGEGGLGAHLLLGKGEELTGGRDKASILADGLEAVIGAVYLEHGIEIARKLVHHLFDGLLAEAPLRGAGLDWKTSLQELTASAGLGVPEYKVEDTGPDHRKEFTATVLVAGRPLGHGAGSTKKEAEQKAAETAWRSLSAELEAQKKAEPES from the coding sequence ATGGGGGGCAAGACGCCCGGGGGACCACCAGCCGATCCGGCGCCGTTGCTCGAAGCGCTCGGGGTCATCCTCGACCCCGAGCTGCTTCGGCTGTCGCTGACCCACCGTTCGTACGCGTACGAAAACGGGGGGCTGCCGCCGAACGAGCGGCTGGAATTCCTCGGTGACGCCGTGCTCGGCCTCGTCGTCACCGATCACCTGTACAACACGCATCCCGACCTGCCCGAAGGTCAGCTCGCGAAGCTTCGCGCCAGCGTCGTCAACATGCACGCACTGGCGCGGGTGGCGCGCGGGCTCGGCGAGGGCGGGCTCGGGGCGCACCTGCTGCTCGGCAAGGGCGAAGAGCTCACCGGCGGGCGGGACAAGGCGAGCATCCTCGCCGACGGGCTGGAGGCCGTGATCGGCGCCGTGTACCTCGAACACGGCATCGAGATCGCGCGCAAGCTCGTCCACCACCTCTTCGACGGCCTGCTCGCCGAAGCGCCCCTGCGCGGGGCCGGGCTCGACTGGAAGACGAGCCTGCAGGAGCTGACCGCGTCGGCCGGTCTCGGCGTGCCCGAGTACAAGGTCGAGGACACCGGACCGGACCACCGCAAGGAGTTCACGGCCACGGTGCTCGTCGCGGGCCGTCCCCTCGGCCACGGCGCCGGGTCGACGAAGAAGGAAGCCGAGCAGAAGGCCGCCGAGACGGCCTGGCGCTCGCTGTCCGCCGAACTCGAGGCGCAGAAGAAAGCCGAACCGGAGTCCTGA
- a CDS encoding MAB_1171c family putative transporter: protein MIETVAYYLCTAGFAGFGYKLIEARRSQPVRTMWFLAGFGICIAGGILVLTPAMSALAGPGPVAEWILSLAGDELKLGAIGFAVAFTQSVWRGEGARLAPHALFTAATMVLLAACFALSGPRRVGDDTVFSDAGLPFAVGDKVLFLVYSLISLGLLFAVFVRSAWQAEPGPLRTGLWLLVVGVGAAAAWTFWDVDDVLQLAWTGRIGAREDLPSSVLAAVTIGFVTAGATLSAWSPAVSSVVGRVRAYRAYRRIEPLWTALRTAVPGIALDPGRELAGGAEFALYRRVIEIRDGHLALRAHFDPDLPARAEAAARRAGVREAEVAATVEAVTLAAAIEAGRAGRRFAREPDQPAGPDTEADVATEAAWLVQVSRAWRRRDAVVERVEAATPG, encoded by the coding sequence GTGATCGAAACCGTCGCCTACTACCTCTGCACGGCGGGCTTCGCCGGGTTCGGCTACAAGCTGATCGAGGCACGCCGCAGCCAGCCGGTGCGCACGATGTGGTTCCTCGCCGGCTTCGGCATCTGCATCGCCGGCGGCATCCTCGTGCTGACGCCGGCGATGTCGGCCCTCGCCGGCCCGGGCCCGGTGGCCGAGTGGATCCTGAGCCTGGCCGGCGACGAGCTGAAGCTGGGCGCGATCGGGTTCGCCGTCGCCTTCACGCAGTCGGTGTGGCGTGGCGAAGGCGCCCGGCTCGCACCGCACGCGCTGTTCACCGCGGCGACCATGGTGCTGCTCGCGGCGTGCTTCGCGCTTTCCGGACCGCGGCGCGTGGGCGACGACACGGTCTTTTCGGACGCCGGCCTGCCGTTCGCCGTCGGCGACAAGGTGCTGTTCCTGGTGTACAGCCTGATCAGCCTCGGCCTGCTGTTCGCGGTGTTCGTCCGCAGCGCGTGGCAAGCCGAGCCGGGACCGCTGCGCACCGGGCTGTGGCTGCTGGTCGTCGGCGTGGGCGCGGCGGCGGCGTGGACGTTCTGGGACGTCGACGACGTCCTGCAGCTGGCGTGGACGGGGCGGATCGGTGCCCGCGAGGACCTGCCGTCATCGGTGCTCGCGGCCGTGACGATCGGGTTCGTGACGGCGGGGGCAACGCTCAGCGCGTGGTCGCCGGCGGTGTCGTCGGTGGTCGGCCGGGTCCGGGCGTACCGGGCGTACCGCCGCATCGAGCCGCTGTGGACGGCGTTGCGCACGGCGGTCCCGGGCATCGCCCTCGACCCGGGCCGCGAACTGGCGGGCGGCGCGGAGTTCGCGCTGTACCGCAGGGTCATCGAAATCCGCGACGGCCACCTGGCGCTCCGGGCCCACTTCGACCCGGACCTCCCGGCCCGGGCGGAGGCGGCGGCGCGCCGCGCGGGAGTCCGCGAGGCAGAGGTGGCGGCGACGGTGGAAGCGGTGACCCTGGCCGCGGCGATCGAGGCGGGCCGCGCGGGCCGCCGCTTCGCCCGCGAGCCCGACCAGCCGGCCGGACCGGACACGGAAGCGGACGTGGCCACCGAGGCGGCCTGGCTGGTCCAGGTGAGCCGAGCCTGGCGCCGCCGCGACGCGGTGGTGGAGCGGGTCGAGGCGGCCACGCCCGGCTGA